In a single window of the Litorilituus sediminis genome:
- the glnE gene encoding bifunctional [glutamate--ammonia ligase]-adenylyl-L-tyrosine phosphorylase/[glutamate--ammonia-ligase] adenylyltransferase, with product MNMSVEHLSLPTLSESLLAKQQQNWQKFNEQHPDACNLLTKAQLVVFKRAITLSDFILKSALQAPDLVIALFVGENLTKAADFKQPDYKRLLAELLSDCQDEAQLHRILRRFRLQHMVNIAIADLVLNVDLEVSLACLSSLADELIVASLAWLTEFCQQKWGVPQNRQGEQQVLLVYGMGKLGGKELNFSSDIDLIFTYPESGETSGCRRVLDNQQFFTRLAQKLITSLHQVTADGFVYRVDMRLRPFGESGPLVLTFNAMEDYYQEQGRDWERYAMLKARLIGDSPYHQQLSSMLRPFVYRRYIDFSVIDSLRRMKMMISQEVRRKQLVNNIKLGAGGIREIEFIVQVFQLIRGGRDKYLQQRHLLTVLPLLVDAGELSEKSKQVLESAYCFLRRVENIIQALADQQTQTLPDTEIDQQRLLSVLNIATWPDFLAQLQLHMDGVHLEFEQLIGVESPNHQAADEHWVTLWHSRWSDEESIAWLAQDDGFADSEAIWRHLSTFRDELVKRSLGNRGRLVLDKLIPLLLCHIQTLAQADVVLERVLTVFSKIITRTAYLELLFENEGAFKQLIHLCKASSWVTDYIAKYPILLDELIDPKLLHNPPQLSAYALELRERMLRIPEEDLEAQMEALRQFKQSQQLRIAAADIAQVLDVAKVSQHLTALAEAIIEEVINLAWQQVSTRFGVPESCVDSENKGFAVIAYGKTGGTELGYSSDLDLVFVHHSEREEMTTGRLDGAKSIPASQFYMKLAQRIMHIFNTRMSSGILYELDMRLRPSGNSGVLVVHLNTFAQYQQEDAWTWEHQALVRARMVYGNSVLLEKFAKIRQQVLASTRDKAKLINDVVEMREKMRNHLDKSTEQMFDIKQGVGGLVDIEFLAQFLVLAYSANDIKLTLPCDNLGIFKVLAQQGFISKQEQDLLSQNYQKLRAYGHQASMQNLSQLLEVSELDEQQKITALWQKYLVT from the coding sequence ATGAATATGAGCGTAGAGCATTTATCCTTACCCACCTTATCTGAGTCATTGCTGGCTAAACAGCAGCAAAATTGGCAAAAGTTTAATGAGCAGCACCCTGATGCTTGTAATCTTCTCACTAAAGCACAACTGGTTGTTTTTAAAAGAGCAATTACATTAAGCGATTTTATTCTTAAAAGTGCACTGCAAGCACCTGATTTAGTTATTGCTTTATTCGTTGGTGAAAACCTGACAAAAGCCGCTGATTTTAAGCAGCCAGATTATAAACGCTTACTCGCAGAGCTATTATCTGACTGTCAAGACGAAGCTCAACTGCACCGTATTTTAAGGCGTTTTCGTTTACAGCATATGGTTAATATTGCCATTGCTGATTTAGTTTTGAATGTTGATTTAGAAGTCTCTCTCGCCTGTTTGTCATCATTAGCTGATGAGTTGATTGTCGCAAGCTTGGCTTGGCTTACTGAGTTTTGTCAGCAGAAATGGGGCGTACCTCAAAATCGCCAAGGTGAGCAACAAGTGTTGTTGGTTTATGGTATGGGCAAACTTGGCGGTAAAGAGCTAAATTTTTCTTCCGATATTGATTTAATTTTTACTTACCCTGAAAGCGGTGAAACTAGCGGTTGTCGCCGCGTATTAGATAACCAGCAGTTTTTTACTCGTTTAGCGCAAAAGTTAATTACGTCTTTGCATCAAGTAACGGCAGATGGCTTTGTTTATCGTGTTGATATGCGTTTAAGGCCATTTGGTGAAAGTGGTCCGTTAGTTTTAACTTTCAATGCCATGGAAGATTATTATCAAGAGCAGGGGCGTGATTGGGAGCGCTATGCCATGTTAAAGGCGCGTTTAATTGGTGACAGCCCTTATCATCAGCAATTATCGAGTATGCTAAGACCCTTTGTTTATCGTCGCTACATTGACTTTAGTGTTATTGATAGCCTTCGCCGAATGAAAATGATGATTTCTCAGGAGGTTAGGCGTAAGCAACTGGTCAATAATATTAAGCTAGGTGCTGGTGGTATTCGAGAAATTGAATTTATTGTGCAAGTGTTTCAGCTTATTCGTGGTGGTCGAGACAAGTACCTACAACAACGTCACTTATTAACAGTATTACCGCTATTGGTTGACGCAGGCGAGTTATCAGAGAAAAGTAAACAGGTATTAGAGTCAGCTTATTGTTTTTTAAGACGAGTTGAAAACATCATTCAAGCACTAGCCGATCAGCAAACACAAACATTACCTGATACAGAAATTGACCAGCAGCGTTTGCTTAGTGTCTTAAATATAGCAACATGGCCTGATTTTTTAGCTCAGTTACAACTACATATGGATGGTGTTCACTTAGAGTTTGAACAATTGATTGGTGTTGAAAGCCCTAATCATCAAGCTGCGGATGAACATTGGGTGACATTATGGCATAGCCGTTGGAGTGATGAAGAATCAATTGCTTGGCTAGCACAAGATGATGGCTTTGCCGACAGTGAAGCAATATGGCGACACTTAAGCACTTTTAGAGATGAATTAGTTAAGCGCAGTTTAGGTAATCGCGGTCGTTTGGTATTAGATAAACTGATCCCATTATTGCTTTGTCATATTCAAACACTAGCGCAAGCTGATGTTGTACTAGAACGTGTGTTAACGGTGTTTAGTAAGATCATCACTCGCACGGCTTACTTGGAGTTACTGTTTGAAAATGAGGGTGCCTTTAAGCAGTTAATTCACTTATGCAAAGCAAGTAGTTGGGTCACTGATTATATCGCTAAGTACCCGATTTTATTAGATGAGTTAATTGATCCTAAGTTGTTGCACAATCCGCCACAATTATCAGCATACGCGCTAGAGTTAAGAGAGCGTATGTTGCGTATTCCAGAAGAAGACTTAGAAGCGCAAATGGAAGCGTTAAGGCAGTTTAAACAATCACAGCAATTACGTATTGCTGCGGCTGATATTGCTCAAGTGCTTGATGTTGCTAAAGTCAGTCAACATTTAACTGCACTGGCAGAAGCTATTATTGAGGAAGTCATTAACCTTGCGTGGCAGCAAGTATCTACGCGATTTGGTGTGCCTGAATCTTGCGTTGATAGTGAGAATAAAGGCTTTGCTGTTATTGCTTATGGTAAAACAGGCGGTACAGAGCTAGGTTATAGTTCAGATTTAGATTTGGTGTTTGTTCATCACAGTGAACGAGAAGAAATGACTACAGGTCGCCTAGATGGCGCAAAATCCATTCCTGCAAGTCAGTTTTATATGAAGTTAGCGCAGCGGATTATGCATATTTTTAATACCCGCATGAGTAGCGGTATTTTATATGAATTAGATATGCGCTTAAGGCCTTCAGGCAATTCAGGGGTATTGGTAGTACACCTGAATACTTTTGCTCAGTATCAGCAAGAAGATGCTTGGACATGGGAACATCAGGCTTTAGTGAGAGCTCGTATGGTCTATGGTAATAGTGTACTGCTAGAGAAATTCGCTAAGATAAGACAGCAAGTGCTAGCAAGCACACGAGATAAAGCTAAATTGATAAATGATGTGGTAGAAATGCGCGAAAAAATGCGTAACCACTTAGATAAATCAACAGAGCAAATGTTCGATATTAAGCAAGGTGTAGGTGGCTTAGTCGATATCGAGTTTTTGGCGCAGTTTTTAGTGTTGGCCTATAGCGCTAATGATATCAAGCTAACTTTGCCATGCGATAACCTAGGCATTTTTAAAGTGTTGGCTCAGCAAGGCTTTATTAGTAAACAGGAACAAGATTTATTAAGTCAGAATTACCAGAAGCTTAGAGCTTATGGACATCAAGCAAGTATGCAAAACCTTTCGCAATTGTTAGAGGTAAGTGAATTGGATGAGCAGCAAAAGATAACGGCTTTATGGCAAAAATATCTCGTTACTTAA
- a CDS encoding DUF350 domain-containing protein: MNTFIELVGVNQELLVFLAIDITIAIILLGAMRFLSGLSAQVNSTEELAKQDNFAFGISVAGSILALGIVLTGAITGEAASSYMMEVVGMLAYGGYGLLLIKVGRVIHDKVALQRLNKTALIKEKNLTIGIIDAAGAIATAIVIRAVLLWVDGLDLSTFIAITSGFFVAQAVLVIVTRIRENQYAKNNQEDCLQEALSKGQLALAIRYSGQVISTALAVTAASHFLIYSPDTLVMNLIGWLVFGVIMTLLVALLTALAKRIVLWGINLVEEVDQQHNIGVASIEMATSIGIALILTALMA; the protein is encoded by the coding sequence ATGAATACATTTATCGAACTCGTTGGTGTTAATCAGGAACTACTTGTTTTTCTCGCCATCGACATCACAATAGCCATTATTTTACTTGGTGCAATGCGCTTTTTATCGGGCTTATCAGCACAAGTTAATAGCACGGAAGAATTAGCCAAACAAGACAACTTTGCCTTCGGTATTAGTGTCGCTGGCAGTATATTAGCACTAGGTATTGTATTAACTGGGGCAATCACAGGTGAAGCTGCCAGCAGCTACATGATGGAAGTGGTCGGTATGCTCGCTTACGGCGGCTATGGTTTATTACTGATAAAAGTGGGCCGAGTTATCCACGATAAAGTCGCACTGCAACGCTTAAATAAAACCGCATTAATTAAAGAGAAAAATCTTACCATTGGCATTATTGATGCTGCTGGTGCTATTGCCACAGCGATTGTTATTAGAGCCGTATTGCTTTGGGTAGACGGCTTAGATTTAAGTACCTTTATCGCGATTACCAGTGGCTTCTTTGTCGCACAAGCAGTATTAGTGATTGTCACTCGTATCAGAGAAAATCAATACGCTAAGAATAACCAAGAAGACTGCTTACAAGAAGCTTTGAGTAAAGGGCAATTAGCTTTGGCTATTCGCTATAGTGGTCAAGTGATTAGTACCGCTTTAGCTGTTACCGCGGCAAGTCATTTCTTAATTTATAGCCCAGATACCTTAGTAATGAACTTAATTGGCTGGTTAGTGTTTGGCGTTATTATGACGTTATTGGTTGCACTATTAACTGCACTTGCTAAACGTATTGTTTTATGGGGTATCAACTTAGTAGAAGAAGTGGATCAACAACACAATATCGGTGTTGCCAGTATAGAAATGGCAACAAGCATAGGTATAGCATTAATTTTAACGGCATTGATGGCCTAA
- a CDS encoding polyamine aminopropyltransferase: MTSKKSHLLDDTLLILTMAVLAGCGLIYEYLLSHYAGRVIGVMESAIYTMIGLMIVSMGLGAFAARKVKCAFNGFVWLELIIALLGSSAILLIGGLIAITQIFPHIIADLFSMPPDMRPQGGIFKQLSWLAHKSPYFFGILLGFFIGMEIPLIARIREHIHQKHLANNLGTIYGADYVGAGIGAAIWVMFLLSIDISKAAALTASLNLVAGAFFIWRYWHKLKWKKTFVSLHLVLAVVIVVMFNYGNQWLNQMNSVLYLDKVVHSAKTRYQQLTFTERHMGLEHENIINFYLNGRLQFSSLDEHIYHDYLVAPALAASARQEHILIIGGGDGLALRDVLMYSPKSVTLIDLDSELINIFKQPEQHVNPRLAKQLNQLNQNSLQDKRVTIKTADAFIAIDELLAKNQVFDAIIVDLPDPSHPDLNKLYSVNFYARLKQLLAGDGLIAIQSTSPYHAKESFISIGNTVAAAEFSHVQQYHDNVPSFGEWGWTIAAKTGLSPLQRLNNLQALPIAHTWLNLAILKAAFVFPNNFYENKNEIEVNTLGSHTIYQLHQKAWQDQQGLN; encoded by the coding sequence ATGACAAGCAAAAAAAGCCACCTACTCGATGACACCTTATTAATTCTTACCATGGCCGTATTAGCAGGTTGTGGGTTAATTTATGAATACTTATTATCCCATTATGCCGGCCGAGTCATAGGCGTTATGGAAAGCGCCATCTACACTATGATTGGCCTGATGATCGTCTCAATGGGTTTAGGTGCATTTGCCGCAAGAAAGGTAAAATGTGCATTTAATGGTTTTGTCTGGCTTGAGCTAATTATCGCCTTGCTTGGTAGTAGCGCAATTTTACTTATTGGTGGCTTGATTGCTATTACGCAAATATTTCCCCACATCATCGCTGATTTATTCTCTATGCCGCCAGATATGCGTCCACAAGGTGGTATTTTTAAGCAATTAAGCTGGTTAGCACATAAAAGTCCTTACTTTTTCGGCATACTGCTGGGTTTTTTTATTGGTATGGAAATTCCGCTTATTGCCCGCATTCGAGAGCACATTCATCAAAAGCACTTAGCCAATAACTTAGGCACTATTTACGGCGCAGACTATGTGGGTGCTGGTATTGGCGCAGCAATTTGGGTTATGTTTTTACTAAGCATAGATATATCTAAAGCCGCGGCCTTAACGGCAAGTTTGAACTTAGTCGCAGGCGCCTTCTTTATTTGGCGTTACTGGCATAAACTTAAATGGAAAAAAACCTTTGTTAGTTTGCACCTAGTACTCGCTGTAGTCATTGTTGTTATGTTCAATTACGGTAACCAATGGCTCAATCAAATGAATAGCGTGCTCTATTTAGACAAAGTTGTACATTCAGCTAAAACCCGTTATCAGCAATTAACCTTTACTGAGCGCCATATGGGCTTAGAGCATGAAAACATTATCAATTTCTACCTAAACGGTCGCTTGCAATTTTCCTCATTAGACGAGCATATTTATCATGACTATTTAGTTGCACCAGCATTAGCAGCATCAGCCAGACAAGAGCATATTCTTATTATCGGCGGCGGTGATGGCTTAGCGTTACGTGATGTGCTTATGTACTCGCCAAAATCAGTGACCTTAATTGACCTAGACAGTGAATTAATCAATATATTTAAGCAACCAGAGCAACATGTTAATCCGCGCTTAGCCAAACAACTTAACCAACTAAATCAAAATAGTTTGCAAGATAAACGCGTCACCATTAAAACCGCGGATGCTTTTATTGCTATTGATGAATTACTGGCAAAAAATCAAGTGTTTGATGCCATTATTGTTGATCTACCCGATCCAAGTCACCCCGATCTAAACAAGCTGTATTCTGTGAACTTTTATGCCCGTTTAAAACAGTTACTTGCTGGCGATGGCCTAATAGCGATCCAATCAACTAGCCCTTATCATGCGAAAGAGTCTTTTATTTCAATTGGCAACACAGTCGCTGCGGCAGAATTTTCTCATGTTCAACAATACCATGACAATGTGCCAAGTTTTGGTGAATGGGGTTGGACTATTGCAGCTAAAACAGGGTTAAGCCCATTACAACGTTTAAATAATCTTCAGGCATTGCCCATTGCACATACTTGGTTAAACTTAGCCATACTTAAAGCCGCTTTTGTTTTTCCAAATAACTTTTATGAAAATAAAAATGAAATAGAGGTCAACACCTTAGGCAGTCATACAATTTATCAGCTGCACCAAAAGGCTTGGCAAGATCAACAAGGCTTGAATTAG
- a CDS encoding YjfI family protein: MNIHTIADHLNSLADNSDTGMSFDCQPISGEVDVLQISILGREEIPVFVSVTEDQILCISYLWGEEEVKPECIAAMHQSMLEMNIPMPLSSFSKIGDKYVIFGALSNNSSFADIEHELAVLSNNALEVIDDMSDYLR; encoded by the coding sequence ATGAATATTCATACTATAGCCGATCATTTAAATAGTCTGGCAGATAATTCAGACACAGGGATGAGTTTCGACTGCCAACCAATATCTGGTGAGGTGGACGTACTACAAATTAGTATTTTAGGGCGTGAAGAAATTCCCGTATTCGTTTCAGTAACTGAAGATCAAATTCTTTGTATTAGCTACTTATGGGGCGAAGAAGAGGTAAAACCTGAGTGTATAGCGGCAATGCATCAAAGCATGCTAGAAATGAACATTCCAATGCCATTATCATCATTCTCAAAAATTGGTGATAAATACGTAATTTTTGGTGCCTTGTCCAATAACTCTAGTTTTGCAGATATTGAACATGAGTTAGCGGTACTAAGTAACAACGCACTTGAAGTAATTGATGATATGAGTGACTACCTTCGCTAA
- a CDS encoding PspA/IM30 family protein has protein sequence MSIFKKIMTAIRGGASEAGEAIIDANATRIFEQEIRDAENHLTKAKRDLTGVMAEQMAAKREVDRLTREITEHEGYAAQALEKGDESLALAVAEKIANLEGELATQQQALDSFTGNAERLKELVKKSERQVAEHKRQLSMVKTTESVQKATSAITDNFSSSNSKLLSAKDSLERIKAKQQKFDDQMKAAEVLESEDSDASLAAQLKAAGIGSQDNSANSVLERIKAKQK, from the coding sequence ATGAGTATATTTAAAAAGATTATGACTGCAATTCGCGGTGGTGCTTCAGAAGCTGGTGAAGCTATTATTGATGCCAATGCGACCCGTATTTTTGAACAAGAAATCCGTGATGCTGAAAATCACTTAACTAAAGCTAAGCGTGACTTAACTGGCGTAATGGCTGAACAAATGGCAGCAAAACGCGAAGTAGATCGCTTAACAAGAGAAATTACTGAGCATGAAGGCTATGCGGCACAAGCGCTTGAAAAAGGCGATGAAAGCTTAGCATTAGCGGTAGCAGAAAAGATTGCCAACCTTGAAGGCGAGCTTGCAACTCAACAGCAAGCGCTAGATAGCTTCACAGGTAATGCTGAACGCTTAAAAGAGCTAGTGAAAAAGAGTGAACGTCAAGTTGCTGAGCATAAGCGTCAACTTTCAATGGTTAAAACCACTGAAAGCGTGCAAAAAGCAACATCAGCAATTACTGACAACTTCTCTTCAAGCAACTCTAAGCTATTAAGTGCGAAAGACTCATTAGAGCGCATTAAAGCTAAGCAGCAAAAGTTTGATGATCAAATGAAAGCTGCCGAAGTACTTGAATCTGAAGACAGTGATGCGTCACTTGCGGCTCAACTTAAAGCTGCAGGCATTGGCTCACAAGACAATAGCGCTAACTCAGTGTTAGAGCGTATTAAAGCCAAGCAAAAATAG
- a CDS encoding Lpp/OprI family alanine-zipper lipoprotein produces MLIKKIAVIAVAAALTGCANNSALEENIASLTNKVDSLSNEVAQLKSQSQAISKDAKAAKSAAEDALASAQKANDRIDNVVASYKK; encoded by the coding sequence ATGTTAATCAAAAAAATTGCTGTAATCGCTGTCGCTGCTGCATTAACGGGTTGTGCTAACAACAGTGCTTTAGAAGAAAACATTGCTAGCCTAACCAATAAAGTGGATAGCTTATCTAACGAAGTTGCTCAATTAAAATCACAAAGCCAAGCAATCAGTAAAGATGCTAAAGCGGCAAAATCTGCTGCTGAAGATGCACTAGCTAGTGCGCAAAAAGCCAATGATCGCATTGATAATGTGGTAGCATCTTACAAGAAGTAA
- a CDS encoding L,D-transpeptidase family protein translates to MNRPYLYIFFITFIFTAFNSVSAEYALPKGKDRLIGELQYHQVKKGDYFQQIAEQYNVGFLALMAANPAIDPFLPEEGSQVVIPTAMLLPFVRREGIVVNLPELRLYYFDPNEDKVHVFPVGIGRQGLATPVATSYISEKREDPVWRPTKAMRERYFEENGVELAKEVPPGPENPFGKYALRLGTSEYLIHGTNKRFGIGMRASSGCIRMYDEDIKWMYENIPLKTKVRIVDQPIKMSYERGKKQLIEIHEPLTEKEPDIPTIKLADAVQRFVGSNRHYWQQLLPVIEQPQGLVIELSEE, encoded by the coding sequence ATGAATAGACCTTATCTCTATATTTTCTTTATTACTTTTATCTTCACTGCTTTTAATAGTGTCAGCGCAGAATATGCGTTGCCAAAAGGAAAAGACAGGTTAATAGGTGAGCTTCAGTACCACCAAGTTAAAAAGGGTGATTATTTTCAACAAATCGCTGAGCAGTATAATGTTGGTTTTCTTGCTTTAATGGCGGCAAATCCAGCTATTGACCCTTTTCTACCTGAAGAGGGGAGTCAGGTGGTCATTCCTACCGCCATGCTTTTACCTTTTGTTCGTAGAGAAGGGATCGTAGTCAACCTGCCAGAGTTGAGATTATATTACTTTGATCCTAATGAAGATAAGGTGCACGTATTCCCTGTAGGTATTGGCAGACAAGGTTTAGCTACGCCTGTAGCAACCAGTTATATTAGTGAAAAGCGAGAAGATCCGGTGTGGCGTCCAACTAAAGCGATGCGTGAGCGCTACTTTGAAGAAAATGGTGTTGAATTAGCAAAAGAAGTTCCGCCTGGCCCTGAAAATCCCTTTGGTAAATATGCTTTGCGCTTAGGCACGAGTGAGTACCTTATTCACGGAACTAATAAGCGTTTTGGTATTGGTATGCGTGCCAGCTCAGGTTGTATTCGTATGTACGATGAAGACATTAAATGGATGTATGAAAATATTCCGTTAAAAACTAAAGTACGTATTGTCGATCAGCCAATCAAAATGTCTTATGAACGAGGGAAAAAACAGCTTATTGAAATCCATGAACCGTTAACGGAAAAGGAGCCTGATATTCCCACCATTAAACTGGCTGATGCCGTGCAGCGCTTTGTTGGCAGTAATCGTCATTATTGGCAACAACTTTTACCTGTTATAGAGCAGCCACAGGGCTTAGTAATCGAGTTAAGCGAAGAATAG
- a CDS encoding inorganic triphosphatase, with the protein MTTEIELKYLLFTEPNDTNISAINQSINTVLTANNLAFEFSEKQLTNSYYDTDALTLRQLDFGLRVRGKKLGGQDFCYEQTIKTSGKVVAGLHQRPEYNVDLSNANVDLALFPEHIWPQGTDVATIAKNLSSIFTTNFTRYNYVIELAAGKVELAFDCGDISCLNYEKTKQIFEIEFELLSGETSALFELARLMMSNIAMRPGQDSKAKRGYALAAEFAGATKVKKQANVEDLGTLAPQYLALDIIPMVNVDDIGQAFVCGINFGLKQLQANVARYVDKPSLTTLSKISENFALLRQGFWLFEQVLPADCEKIRDELSYYLRVIHWVDNAQHLKELMTKTGSYRKKLSHCQALIDKLKLEKQRYPDEKKMLALFHDEGFNLLQLSLLELLVGEQALISRINLNAQPLLDFTQIKLTQSLQQLTDEVRSLAVNEQQSERYLGLYPLLIRSLLTGSWFASLYNYQVGDAQLSEQQLLYRRPWLDVKQGISELQTLDLLQQQLAILPVQQNKLELWLSNKVDNLLQALQQSVDNALSIQPYWHHV; encoded by the coding sequence ATGACTACGGAAATTGAACTTAAATATTTATTATTTACTGAGCCAAATGACACTAACATTAGTGCGATTAATCAGTCTATTAATACAGTATTAACGGCGAATAATCTTGCTTTTGAGTTTAGTGAAAAGCAATTAACAAATAGCTATTACGACACTGATGCGCTGACATTACGCCAATTAGACTTTGGCTTGCGTGTTAGAGGGAAGAAGCTTGGCGGCCAAGATTTTTGTTATGAGCAAACCATAAAAACATCAGGCAAGGTGGTTGCAGGTTTGCATCAACGACCTGAATATAATGTTGATTTGTCTAACGCTAATGTTGATTTAGCTTTGTTTCCTGAGCATATCTGGCCTCAAGGCACTGATGTGGCAACGATAGCAAAAAACTTATCTAGTATTTTTACCACCAACTTTACTCGATATAACTATGTTATTGAACTAGCAGCTGGCAAAGTCGAGTTGGCTTTTGATTGTGGTGACATCAGTTGTCTTAATTATGAAAAGACCAAGCAAATATTCGAAATAGAGTTTGAGTTACTTAGCGGAGAAACCTCAGCGTTATTTGAGCTGGCTCGATTGATGATGTCAAACATTGCTATGCGTCCAGGACAAGATAGTAAAGCAAAACGGGGTTATGCTTTGGCGGCAGAGTTTGCCGGGGCAACAAAAGTAAAAAAACAGGCAAACGTTGAAGATTTAGGTACTTTAGCACCTCAGTACTTGGCCTTAGATATTATCCCTATGGTGAATGTAGATGACATTGGCCAAGCCTTTGTTTGCGGTATCAATTTTGGCTTAAAGCAATTGCAAGCAAATGTAGCTCGTTATGTTGATAAACCTTCTTTAACAACATTGAGTAAAATCAGTGAGAATTTTGCTTTATTAAGGCAAGGTTTTTGGTTGTTTGAGCAAGTATTACCCGCGGATTGTGAAAAAATTAGAGATGAGCTGAGTTACTATTTGCGAGTGATTCACTGGGTAGATAATGCCCAGCACTTAAAAGAGTTAATGACAAAAACGGGTAGCTATCGCAAGAAGTTATCGCACTGCCAAGCCTTAATAGACAAGTTAAAACTAGAAAAACAGCGTTACCCCGATGAGAAAAAAATGTTAGCGCTATTTCATGATGAAGGCTTTAACTTATTGCAATTGTCATTACTTGAATTGCTTGTTGGTGAGCAAGCACTTATTAGCAGAATCAATTTAAATGCCCAACCATTGCTTGACTTTACTCAGATAAAATTAACGCAAAGTTTGCAACAACTCACCGATGAGGTGCGAAGTTTAGCGGTAAATGAGCAACAGAGTGAGCGCTACTTAGGTCTTTATCCGTTGCTTATTAGAAGCCTGTTAACGGGCAGCTGGTTTGCTTCTTTATATAATTATCAAGTAGGGGATGCTCAGTTGAGTGAGCAGCAATTGCTGTATCGTCGGCCATGGTTAGATGTGAAACAGGGTATTAGTGAACTGCAAACCTTAGATTTATTACAACAGCAACTGGCGATTTTACCTGTGCAGCAAAACAAGCTTGAATTGTGGCTGTCTAATAAGGTAGATAATTTACTGCAAGCGTTACAGCAATCAGTTGATAATGCATTATCAATCCAGCCATATTGGCATCATGTATAA
- a CDS encoding TIGR04211 family SH3 domain-containing protein: MKNFTQVLAILLSFAISPISYAQETEQGMQSGFIIDELTIFMHAGPGTNYRILGTITAGTQIQITGQADKGYNQIIDDKGRTTWIESKYITDKPGLRFVVAELNGKIASSSEYTSQLDGEVNDLKAKISTLEQANTSLTNEAAQLTKTLANTQSKLKDQDMNIKKQWFFNGAAVLGIGLLLGLILPKFFARRRSSMDSWQ; encoded by the coding sequence ATGAAAAACTTTACTCAAGTGCTCGCTATACTCCTTTCCTTTGCTATTTCACCAATAAGCTATGCACAAGAAACCGAGCAAGGTATGCAGTCAGGTTTTATTATCGACGAATTAACCATATTTATGCATGCTGGTCCCGGCACGAATTACCGTATTCTAGGCACCATTACCGCAGGCACTCAGATACAAATTACAGGTCAAGCTGATAAGGGCTATAACCAAATTATTGATGATAAAGGCCGCACCACCTGGATAGAAAGTAAATATATCACCGACAAACCAGGACTTCGCTTTGTTGTCGCCGAGTTAAATGGTAAAATTGCCAGCAGCAGTGAATATACTAGCCAGCTTGATGGTGAAGTAAATGATCTCAAAGCAAAAATAAGTACACTTGAACAAGCTAACACTAGCTTAACAAATGAAGCAGCCCAATTAACAAAAACCTTAGCCAATACACAAAGTAAATTAAAAGACCAAGATATGAATATTAAAAAGCAATGGTTTTTTAATGGTGCTGCCGTTTTGGGTATAGGCTTGTTACTTGGCTTAATTTTACCTAAGTTTTTCGCCCGTCGCCGCAGCTCAATGGATAGCTGGCAGTAA